A region of Bacillus solimangrovi DNA encodes the following proteins:
- a CDS encoding DsbA family oxidoreductase — protein sequence MKIEVWSDFVCPFCNIGKRRLEEALEQFPHKDEVEVVYKSFELDPNASVNTDKSLFEVLASKYGTSVEQAKQMSDNVAQQAATVGLDFQFDKSIPTNTFDAHRVAKFAKAKGKDTELTERFMYAHFTEGKNIGNHDTITEIAEQAGLEGKEVRDVLSGSGYEQEVRTEEAQAQQIGVQGVPFFVINEKYAISGAQSTETFAGALNKVWQEENEASPLQSLNSKGVQGETCSDDGCDI from the coding sequence ATGAAAATAGAAGTTTGGTCTGATTTTGTTTGTCCATTCTGTAATATTGGTAAACGTCGTTTGGAAGAGGCGTTAGAACAATTTCCACATAAAGATGAAGTAGAGGTTGTATATAAAAGCTTTGAACTTGATCCGAATGCAAGTGTAAATACGGATAAAAGTTTATTTGAAGTTTTAGCATCAAAATATGGAACTTCGGTAGAACAAGCGAAGCAAATGAGCGATAATGTAGCTCAGCAAGCTGCAACGGTTGGGTTAGATTTCCAATTCGATAAATCTATTCCAACGAATACTTTCGATGCCCACAGAGTAGCGAAGTTTGCAAAAGCAAAAGGCAAAGATACTGAGCTTACAGAGCGTTTCATGTATGCACATTTTACAGAAGGTAAGAATATTGGTAATCATGATACGATTACAGAAATTGCTGAACAAGCTGGCTTGGAAGGGAAAGAAGTCAGAGACGTCCTTTCTGGATCAGGCTATGAACAAGAGGTACGTACAGAAGAAGCTCAAGCACAGCAAATTGGTGTCCAAGGTGTTCCATTCTTCGTTATAAATGAAAAATATGCCATTTCTGGTGCGCAATCAACCGAAACATTTGCAGGTGCATTGAATAAAGTATGGCAAGAAGAAAATGAGGCTAGTCCATTACAATCACTAAATTCA